In a genomic window of Theropithecus gelada isolate Dixy chromosome 15, Tgel_1.0, whole genome shotgun sequence:
- the NOXA1 gene encoding NADPH oxidase activator 1 isoform X1, producing the protein MASLGDLVRAWHLGAQAVDRGDWARALHLFSGVPAPPARLCFNAGCVHLLAGDAEAALRAFDQAVTKDTCMAVGFFQRGVANFQLARFQEALSDFRLALAQLRGHAAIDYTQLGLRFKLQAWEVLYNVASAQCQLGLWTEAAGSLREAMSKWPEGSLNGLDSALDQVQRRGSLPPRQVPRGEVFRPHRRHLEHLEPMDFLGKAKVVASAIPEDQRWGVRPQQPQGLGANLDARSPVMDSPRAGTHQGPLDAETEVGADRCTSTAYQEQRSQVEQVGKQAALPPGPPATGAPGPGPCEDPAGAGGAGAGGSEPLVTVTVQCTFTVALRARRGADLSSLRALLGQALPHQAQLGQLSYQAPGEDRQWVPIPEEESLQRAWLDAAAGPRGLQLQCRGAGGRPVLYQVVAQYSYSAQGPEDLGFRQGDMVDVLCEEPNVPLAVDEAWLEGHCDGRIGIFPKCFVVPAGPRMSGAPGCLPRSQQGDHP; encoded by the exons ATGGCCTCTCTGGGGGACCTGGTGCGCGCCTGGCACCTGGGCGCGCAGGCCGTGGATCGCGGGGACTGGGCCCGCGCCTTGCACCTGTTCTCGGGCGTCCCGGCGCCGCCCGCCAGGCTGTGCTTCAACGCGGGCTGCGTGCACCTGCTGGCCGGGGACGCCGAGGCCGCGCTGCGG GCATTTGACCAAGCTGTGACCAAGGACACCTGCATGGCGGTTGGCTTCTTCCAACGAGGAGTGGCCAACTTCCAGCTGGCGAG GTTCCAGGAGGCTCTGTCTGACTTCCGGCTGGCCCTGGCACAGCTGAGGGGCCACGCTGCCATCGACTACACACAGCTGGGCCTGCGGTTCAAGCTGCAAGCCTGGGAG GTGCTATACAATGTGGCGTCGGCACAGTGCCAGCTGGGGCTCTGGACAGAGGCGGCCGGCAGCCTAAGGGAGGCCATGTCCAAGTGGCCGGAGGGGTCCCTGAATGGCCTGGACTCAGCCCTGGACCAAGTGCAG AGACGGGGCTCGCTGCCGCCACGGCAGGTTCCCAGGGGCGAGGTCTTCCGGCCCCACCGGCGGCATCTGGAGCACCTGGAGCCCATGGATTTCCTGGGCAAGGCCAAG GTGGTGGCCTCTGCCATCCCCGAGGACCAGCGGTGGGGTGTCCGCCCTCAGCAGCCACAG GGACTGGGAGCGAACCTCGATGCCAG gtcCCCAGTCATGGACTCCCCAAGAGCTGGCACCCACCAGGGCCCCCTCGATGCAGAGACGGAGGTCGGTGCTGACCGCTGCACGTCGACCGCCTACCAGGAGCAG AGGTCCCAGGTGGAGCAAGTTGGCAAACAGGCTGCTCTCCCCCCAG GGCCGCCAGCAACGGGGGCGCCTGGCCCCGGCCCCTGTGAGGACCCCGCAGGTGCTGGG GGAGCAGGTGCGGGGGGCTCCGAGCCCCTGGTGACTGTCACCGTGCAGTGCACCTTCACCGTGGCCCTGAGGGCGAGAAGAGGAGCCGACTTGTCCAGCCTGCGGGCACTGCTGGGCCAGGCCCTCCCTCACCAGGCCCAGCTTGGGCAACTCAG TTACCAAGCCCCAGGTGAGGACAGGCAGTGGGTCCCCATCCCCGAGGAGGAGTCGCTGCAGAGGGCCTGGCTGGACGCGGCTGCTGGCCCCAGGGGGCTGCAGCTGCAGTGCAGG GGAGCTGGGGGCCGGCCAGTCCTCTACCAGGTGGTGGCCCAGTACAGCTACTCAGCCCAGGGGCCAGAGGACCTGGGTTTCCGACAGGGGGACATGGTGGACGTCCTGTGTGAAG AGCCCAACGTCCCCCTTGCAGTGGACGAGGCATGGCTGGAGGGCCACTGTGACGGCCGCATCGGCATCTTCCCCAAGTGCTTCGTGGTCCCCGCCGGCCCTCGGATGTCAGGAGCCCCCGGCTGCCTGCCCCGATCCCAGCAGGGAGATCATCCCTAG
- the ENTPD8 gene encoding ectonucleoside triphosphate diphosphohydrolase 8 isoform X1, giving the protein MGLSRKEQVFLAILGASGVSGLTALILLLVEATSVLLPTDIKFGIVFDAGSSHTSLFLYQWPADKENGTGVVSQALACQVEGPGISSYTSDPAQAGESLRGCLEEALVLIPEAQHRKTPMFLGATAGMRLLRQKNSSQARDIFAAVTQVLGRSPVDFWGAELLAGQDEGAFGWITVNYGLGTLVKYSFTGEWIQPPEETLVGALDMGGASTQITFVPGGPILDKSTQADFRLYGSNYSVYTHSYLCFGRDQMLSRLLVGLVQSRPAALIRHPCYLSGYQTTLALAPLYESPCVHTTPPPSLPQNLTVEGTGNPGACVSAIRELFNFSSCQGREDCAFDGIYQPPLQGKFYAFSNFYYTFHFLNLTSGQPLSTVNATIWEFCQRPWKLVEASYPGQDRWLRDYCASGLYILTLLHEGYRFSEETWPSLEFRKQAGGVDIGWTLGYMLNLTGMIPADAPAQLWAVSYGVWVAKVVFMVLTLVAVVGAALVQLFWLQD; this is encoded by the exons ATGGGGCTGTCCCGGAAGGAGCAGGTCTTCTTGGCCATACTGGGGGCCTCGGGGGTCTCGGGCCTCACTGCACTCATTCTCCTCCTGGTGGAGGCCACCAGCGTGCTCCTGCCCACGGACATCAAG TTTGGCATCGTGTTTGATGCGGGCTCCTCCCACACGTCCCTCTTCCTGTATCAGTGGCCGGCGGACAAGGAGAATGGCACTGGTGTGGTCAGCCAGGCCCTGGCCTGCCAGGTGGAAG GGCCTGGAATCTCCTCCTACACTTCTGACCCTGCACAGGCTGGTGAGAGCCTGcggggctgcctggaggaggcgCTGGTGCTGATCCCAGAGGCCCAGCATCGGAAAACACCCATGTTCCTGGGGGCCACGGCTGGCATGAGGTTGCTCAG GCAGAAGAACAGCTCTCAGGCCCGGGACATCTTCGCAGCAGTCACCCAGGTCCTGGGCCGGTCTCCCGTGGACTTTTGGGGTGCTGAGCTCCTGGCGGGGCAGGATGAAGGTGCCTTTGGTTGGATCACTGTCAACTACGGCTTGGGGACGCTGGTCAAG TACTCCTTCACTGGAGAATGGATCCAGCCTCCGGAGGAGACGCTGGTGGGCGCCCTGGACATGGGGGGGGCCTCCACCCAGATCACCTTCGTGCCTGGGGGCCCTATCTTGGACAAGAGCACCCAGGCCGATTTTCGCCTCTACGGCTCCAACTACAGCGTCTACACTCACAGCTACCTCTGCTTTGGGCGGGACCAGATGCTGAGCAGGCTCCTTGTGGGTCTGGTGCAG AGCCGCCCGGCTGCCCTGATCCGTCACCCATGCTACCTCAGCGGCTACCAGACCACACTGGCCCTGGCCCCACTGTACGAGTCACCCTGTGTCCACACCACACCCCCCCCAAGCCTCCCCCAGAACCTCACAGTTGAAGGGACAGGCAACCCTGGGGCCTGCGTCTCAGCCATCCGGGAACTTTTCAACTTCTCCAGCTGCCAGGGCCGGGAGGACTGTGCCTTCGACGGCATCTACCAGCCCCCGCTGCAGGGCAAGTTCTAC GCCTTCTCCAACTTCTACTACACCTTCCACTTCCTGAACCTCACCTCCGGGCAGCCCCTGAGCACGGTCAACGCCACCATCTGGGAGTTTTGCCAGAGGCCCTGGAAACTG GTGGAGGCCAGCTACCCTGGGCAGGACCGCTGGCTGCGAGACTACTGTGCCTCAGGCCTGTACATCCTCACCCTCCTGCATGAGGGCTACAGGTTCAGCGAGGAGACCTGGCCCAGCCTCGAGTTCCGAAAGCAG GCGGGAGGTGTGGACATTGGCTGGACACTGGGCTACATGCTGAACCTGACCGGGATGATCCCAGCCGACGCACCGGCTCAGTTGTGGGCAGTGAGCTACGGCGTCTGGGTGGCCAAAGTGGTGTTCATGGTGCTGACCCTGGTGGCGGTGGTGGGGGCTGCCTTGGTCCAGCTCTTCTGGTTGCAGGACtag
- the NOXA1 gene encoding NADPH oxidase activator 1 isoform X3, whose amino-acid sequence MASLGDLVRAWHLGAQAVDRGDWARALHLFSGVPAPPARLCFNAGCVHLLAGDAEAALRAFDQAVTKDTCMAVGFFQRGVANFQLARFQEALSDFRLALAQLRGHAAIDYTQLGLRFKLQAWEVLYNVASAQCQLGLWTEAAGSLREAMSKWPEGSLNGLDSALDQVQGLGANLDARSPVMDSPRAGTHQGPLDAETEVGADRCTSTAYQEQRSQVEQVGKQAALPPGPPATGAPGPGPCEDPAGAGGAGAGGSEPLVTVTVQCTFTVALRARRGADLSSLRALLGQALPHQAQLGQLSYQAPGEDRQWVPIPEEESLQRAWLDAAAGPRGLQLQCRGAGGRPVLYQVVAQYSYSAQGPEDLGFRQGDMVDVLCEEPNVPLAVDEAWLEGHCDGRIGIFPKCFVVPAGPRMSGAPGCLPRSQQGDHP is encoded by the exons ATGGCCTCTCTGGGGGACCTGGTGCGCGCCTGGCACCTGGGCGCGCAGGCCGTGGATCGCGGGGACTGGGCCCGCGCCTTGCACCTGTTCTCGGGCGTCCCGGCGCCGCCCGCCAGGCTGTGCTTCAACGCGGGCTGCGTGCACCTGCTGGCCGGGGACGCCGAGGCCGCGCTGCGG GCATTTGACCAAGCTGTGACCAAGGACACCTGCATGGCGGTTGGCTTCTTCCAACGAGGAGTGGCCAACTTCCAGCTGGCGAG GTTCCAGGAGGCTCTGTCTGACTTCCGGCTGGCCCTGGCACAGCTGAGGGGCCACGCTGCCATCGACTACACACAGCTGGGCCTGCGGTTCAAGCTGCAAGCCTGGGAG GTGCTATACAATGTGGCGTCGGCACAGTGCCAGCTGGGGCTCTGGACAGAGGCGGCCGGCAGCCTAAGGGAGGCCATGTCCAAGTGGCCGGAGGGGTCCCTGAATGGCCTGGACTCAGCCCTGGACCAAGTGCAG GGACTGGGAGCGAACCTCGATGCCAG gtcCCCAGTCATGGACTCCCCAAGAGCTGGCACCCACCAGGGCCCCCTCGATGCAGAGACGGAGGTCGGTGCTGACCGCTGCACGTCGACCGCCTACCAGGAGCAG AGGTCCCAGGTGGAGCAAGTTGGCAAACAGGCTGCTCTCCCCCCAG GGCCGCCAGCAACGGGGGCGCCTGGCCCCGGCCCCTGTGAGGACCCCGCAGGTGCTGGG GGAGCAGGTGCGGGGGGCTCCGAGCCCCTGGTGACTGTCACCGTGCAGTGCACCTTCACCGTGGCCCTGAGGGCGAGAAGAGGAGCCGACTTGTCCAGCCTGCGGGCACTGCTGGGCCAGGCCCTCCCTCACCAGGCCCAGCTTGGGCAACTCAG TTACCAAGCCCCAGGTGAGGACAGGCAGTGGGTCCCCATCCCCGAGGAGGAGTCGCTGCAGAGGGCCTGGCTGGACGCGGCTGCTGGCCCCAGGGGGCTGCAGCTGCAGTGCAGG GGAGCTGGGGGCCGGCCAGTCCTCTACCAGGTGGTGGCCCAGTACAGCTACTCAGCCCAGGGGCCAGAGGACCTGGGTTTCCGACAGGGGGACATGGTGGACGTCCTGTGTGAAG AGCCCAACGTCCCCCTTGCAGTGGACGAGGCATGGCTGGAGGGCCACTGTGACGGCCGCATCGGCATCTTCCCCAAGTGCTTCGTGGTCCCCGCCGGCCCTCGGATGTCAGGAGCCCCCGGCTGCCTGCCCCGATCCCAGCAGGGAGATCATCCCTAG
- the ENTPD8 gene encoding ectonucleoside triphosphate diphosphohydrolase 8 isoform X2 translates to MGLSRKEQVFLAILGASGVSGLTALILLLVEATSVLLPTDIKFGIVFDAGSSHTSLFLYQWPADKENGTGVVSQALACQVEGPGISSYTSDPAQAGESLRGCLEEALVLIPEAQHRKTPMFLGATAGMRLLRQKNSSQARDIFAAVTQVLGRSPVDFWGAELLAGQDEGAFGWITVNYGLGTLVKYSFTGEWIQPPEETLVGALDMGGASTQITFVPGGPILDKSTQADFRLYGSNYSVYTHSYLCFGRDQMLSRLLVGLVQSRPAALIRHPCYLSGYQTTLALAPLYESPCVHTTPPPSLPQNLTVEGTGNPGACVSAIRELFNFSSCQGREDCAFDGIYQPPLQGKFYVEASYPGQDRWLRDYCASGLYILTLLHEGYRFSEETWPSLEFRKQAGGVDIGWTLGYMLNLTGMIPADAPAQLWAVSYGVWVAKVVFMVLTLVAVVGAALVQLFWLQD, encoded by the exons ATGGGGCTGTCCCGGAAGGAGCAGGTCTTCTTGGCCATACTGGGGGCCTCGGGGGTCTCGGGCCTCACTGCACTCATTCTCCTCCTGGTGGAGGCCACCAGCGTGCTCCTGCCCACGGACATCAAG TTTGGCATCGTGTTTGATGCGGGCTCCTCCCACACGTCCCTCTTCCTGTATCAGTGGCCGGCGGACAAGGAGAATGGCACTGGTGTGGTCAGCCAGGCCCTGGCCTGCCAGGTGGAAG GGCCTGGAATCTCCTCCTACACTTCTGACCCTGCACAGGCTGGTGAGAGCCTGcggggctgcctggaggaggcgCTGGTGCTGATCCCAGAGGCCCAGCATCGGAAAACACCCATGTTCCTGGGGGCCACGGCTGGCATGAGGTTGCTCAG GCAGAAGAACAGCTCTCAGGCCCGGGACATCTTCGCAGCAGTCACCCAGGTCCTGGGCCGGTCTCCCGTGGACTTTTGGGGTGCTGAGCTCCTGGCGGGGCAGGATGAAGGTGCCTTTGGTTGGATCACTGTCAACTACGGCTTGGGGACGCTGGTCAAG TACTCCTTCACTGGAGAATGGATCCAGCCTCCGGAGGAGACGCTGGTGGGCGCCCTGGACATGGGGGGGGCCTCCACCCAGATCACCTTCGTGCCTGGGGGCCCTATCTTGGACAAGAGCACCCAGGCCGATTTTCGCCTCTACGGCTCCAACTACAGCGTCTACACTCACAGCTACCTCTGCTTTGGGCGGGACCAGATGCTGAGCAGGCTCCTTGTGGGTCTGGTGCAG AGCCGCCCGGCTGCCCTGATCCGTCACCCATGCTACCTCAGCGGCTACCAGACCACACTGGCCCTGGCCCCACTGTACGAGTCACCCTGTGTCCACACCACACCCCCCCCAAGCCTCCCCCAGAACCTCACAGTTGAAGGGACAGGCAACCCTGGGGCCTGCGTCTCAGCCATCCGGGAACTTTTCAACTTCTCCAGCTGCCAGGGCCGGGAGGACTGTGCCTTCGACGGCATCTACCAGCCCCCGCTGCAGGGCAAGTTCTAC GTGGAGGCCAGCTACCCTGGGCAGGACCGCTGGCTGCGAGACTACTGTGCCTCAGGCCTGTACATCCTCACCCTCCTGCATGAGGGCTACAGGTTCAGCGAGGAGACCTGGCCCAGCCTCGAGTTCCGAAAGCAG GCGGGAGGTGTGGACATTGGCTGGACACTGGGCTACATGCTGAACCTGACCGGGATGATCCCAGCCGACGCACCGGCTCAGTTGTGGGCAGTGAGCTACGGCGTCTGGGTGGCCAAAGTGGTGTTCATGGTGCTGACCCTGGTGGCGGTGGTGGGGGCTGCCTTGGTCCAGCTCTTCTGGTTGCAGGACtag
- the NOXA1 gene encoding NADPH oxidase activator 1 isoform X2, with product MASLGDLVRAWHLGAQAVDRGDWARALHLFSGVPAPPARLCFNAGCVHLLAGDAEAALRAFDQAVTKDTCMAVGFFQRGVANFQLARFQEALSDFRLALAQLRGHAAIDYTQLGLRFKLQAWEVLYNVASAQCQLGLWTEAAGSLREAMSKWPEGSLNGLDSALDQVQRRGSLPPRQVPRGEVFRPHRRHLEHLEPMDFLGKAKVVASAIPEDQRWGVRPQQPQGLGANLDARSPVMDSPRAGTHQGPLDAETEVGADRCTSTAYQEQRSQVEQVGKQAALPPGPPATGAPGPGPCEDPAGAGGAGAGGSEPLVTVTVQCTFTVALRARRGADLSSLRALLGQALPHQAQLGQLSYQAPGEDRQWVPIPEEESLQRAWLDAAAGPRGLQLQCRGAGGRPVLYQVVAQYSYSAQGPEDLGFRQGDMVDVLCEVDEAWLEGHCDGRIGIFPKCFVVPAGPRMSGAPGCLPRSQQGDHP from the exons ATGGCCTCTCTGGGGGACCTGGTGCGCGCCTGGCACCTGGGCGCGCAGGCCGTGGATCGCGGGGACTGGGCCCGCGCCTTGCACCTGTTCTCGGGCGTCCCGGCGCCGCCCGCCAGGCTGTGCTTCAACGCGGGCTGCGTGCACCTGCTGGCCGGGGACGCCGAGGCCGCGCTGCGG GCATTTGACCAAGCTGTGACCAAGGACACCTGCATGGCGGTTGGCTTCTTCCAACGAGGAGTGGCCAACTTCCAGCTGGCGAG GTTCCAGGAGGCTCTGTCTGACTTCCGGCTGGCCCTGGCACAGCTGAGGGGCCACGCTGCCATCGACTACACACAGCTGGGCCTGCGGTTCAAGCTGCAAGCCTGGGAG GTGCTATACAATGTGGCGTCGGCACAGTGCCAGCTGGGGCTCTGGACAGAGGCGGCCGGCAGCCTAAGGGAGGCCATGTCCAAGTGGCCGGAGGGGTCCCTGAATGGCCTGGACTCAGCCCTGGACCAAGTGCAG AGACGGGGCTCGCTGCCGCCACGGCAGGTTCCCAGGGGCGAGGTCTTCCGGCCCCACCGGCGGCATCTGGAGCACCTGGAGCCCATGGATTTCCTGGGCAAGGCCAAG GTGGTGGCCTCTGCCATCCCCGAGGACCAGCGGTGGGGTGTCCGCCCTCAGCAGCCACAG GGACTGGGAGCGAACCTCGATGCCAG gtcCCCAGTCATGGACTCCCCAAGAGCTGGCACCCACCAGGGCCCCCTCGATGCAGAGACGGAGGTCGGTGCTGACCGCTGCACGTCGACCGCCTACCAGGAGCAG AGGTCCCAGGTGGAGCAAGTTGGCAAACAGGCTGCTCTCCCCCCAG GGCCGCCAGCAACGGGGGCGCCTGGCCCCGGCCCCTGTGAGGACCCCGCAGGTGCTGGG GGAGCAGGTGCGGGGGGCTCCGAGCCCCTGGTGACTGTCACCGTGCAGTGCACCTTCACCGTGGCCCTGAGGGCGAGAAGAGGAGCCGACTTGTCCAGCCTGCGGGCACTGCTGGGCCAGGCCCTCCCTCACCAGGCCCAGCTTGGGCAACTCAG TTACCAAGCCCCAGGTGAGGACAGGCAGTGGGTCCCCATCCCCGAGGAGGAGTCGCTGCAGAGGGCCTGGCTGGACGCGGCTGCTGGCCCCAGGGGGCTGCAGCTGCAGTGCAGG GGAGCTGGGGGCCGGCCAGTCCTCTACCAGGTGGTGGCCCAGTACAGCTACTCAGCCCAGGGGCCAGAGGACCTGGGTTTCCGACAGGGGGACATGGTGGACGTCCTGTGTGAAG TGGACGAGGCATGGCTGGAGGGCCACTGTGACGGCCGCATCGGCATCTTCCCCAAGTGCTTCGTGGTCCCCGCCGGCCCTCGGATGTCAGGAGCCCCCGGCTGCCTGCCCCGATCCCAGCAGGGAGATCATCCCTAG